The Methanosarcina barkeri MS DNA window CGTTAAGATGATGCGTGAAAGCATATCCCTTGAAGGACTGCAGTTAATCGCATGAGTAATTAAATTCTTCACATAAAATAACCAAGCTATAAAAAAACTTAGCTATAAGCAGACAATTAACTGGTGGTAATTATCTGCTAGAGATTTATATTTTGCTGCTTTCAGGTTTTATCTTTAGATTCATATTTTGTTGTTTTCAGGTTTTATCCTTAGATTTATGTTTTTTGCCTTCAGATTTATATTCTCTTTATTTATAATATTTGTATTATATAATTATATATAAACTTATTTAATATATTCTAATACAATTTGGAAAAACATGAGTTCTGAAAAATTTAATAGAGTATGATCTTTTGATAAAAATATCTTTTGATGAAAACGTCTTTTGATGAAAACGTCTTTTGATGAAAACGTCTTTTGATAAAAATATCTTTTGATGAAAACGTCTTTTGATGAAAACTTATCTTGACAAGTCTTTTGATAAAGATATCTTTTGATAAAAATATTTTTTGATGAAAACGTTTTTTTTGATTAACTCCCTGTAAAACCTCTTTTGATAATTTCCTCTTGATAAATTCTGCTTAAGAATCTTCTTACTCGGAAATCTCCCTAATCTAGAGTGTTTAAGAATTACTCTGACCTCAGTTTCAGAGTCCGTACAAGATCCGTTCTTGAGAGTATTCCTGCAATCGATCCGTTATCAATAACTAGAACTCTTCCGATATTTTTAGATGATACAAGTTTCAGGACATCACTGGCTTGCGCATCTGGAGATACCGAGATAATATCTCTGGTCATAATATCCGAGACCTTGGCCGCCGGGCGGTCAATAGAAGGAATATGCTGGATGTCCGAAAACGTCACAATTCCTTTCAGGCTGTCTCCTTCCATCACAGGATAACCCATATGTTTCTTCTCAAACATGAATTTAACCAAGTCGTCCACGCTCATGGAAGGATTTACTGAAACTACATTTCTAGTCATAATATCCCTGACCCTAATATTTTCAAGAGTTACCTCGGCCCGAGTAGAGCGCTCCTCTTCAGACGCGCCAACATAAATAAAGAGCGCGATCAAAGGGAACCAGGGATTGCCTATGAGAATTCCGAAAATTGCCATGAGAACGGCAAAAAATTTTCCCACGGCTGCTGCACTCTGCGTAGCTTTCACATAAGAC harbors:
- a CDS encoding CBS domain-containing protein, whose translation is MKSSVKIGSVMGIPIRLHITFLLILPIFAYAFAISPQPFGFEGVEPSITRYSLSVLTAILLFASILVHELAHSYLAMRYGVKIENITLFLFGGVSAMEKIPRDPGQEAKMASAGPLTSLLIGLVCLLIYGNLISPNPMLSQNPVYLVIWILGIMNLILGIFNLLPAFPMDGGRVLRSFYARRMSYVKATQSAAAVGKFFAVLMAIFGILIGNPWFPLIALFIYVGASEEERSTRAEVTLENIRVRDIMTRNVVSVNPSMSVDDLVKFMFEKKHMGYPVMEGDSLKGIVTFSDIQHIPSIDRPAAKVSDIMTRDIISVSPDAQASDVLKLVSSKNIGRVLVIDNGSIAGILSRTDLVRTLKLRSE